The nucleotide sequence GCTTTTTTTTCGATTgtgatataaatttaattttgatacactgtcGGTGTAAGTCAATTTTACACATGCATCAAATTACATATCcgcaaaaaaattatcttttatattTGACTACGTGAATAGTCATCTAAACAAACGGATGTATTTGGATgactatataaaatattttacattatcagtacatcaaaattaaacttgtGACATTTTAAAACTAAAGGTTTCCAAGTGATATGTGAAGAGAGATTGaattaaaaaatcacattttgtAGCTTATAAAAGTAATTCTGTAAAACTTGTAAAGTAGGAGATtatttagagagagaaagagagagagactcCACCACAAAATATGGCAATTTGATTATAAATACCAATTCAAAAAGTCTTACCACTCTTTTACTTACCTAAGTTACTCCTACCTTAATAACACCTCAAAGAGTTCACCCAATTTAAAGAAAGGAGAACAAAATGCACTCTAACTAACACAAGTTCAAATCAAAATACtcaaacaaaaatgaaaatagtTTTTGTGTGATTTCACTCTCTTTACCTTTTGTATCTTTCAATTAAAGCTTAATCTATAGACAATAGAAAATTTGCAACACActcaataactaaaaaaaatacgaTTGCAGCAAAGGCTGAGTTTTTTCAATCTGAATCGGTTGCTTCTTTCTTGGTTGATTTCCTCATACATATATGCAGCTTAATCTTTTCTTCAATATAGGAATCATTTCTTCTTTTATTGTAGTAACCATTGCACTCATCAAGGACATAGCTATTAGCTTTGATTGAGTATAACATCTTTATTTAGCTTCATAACAAAGTGCGGCAGCTTTTTCTACATAGAGTAATATGATTATTGAAGATAATAATCAATCATGAACTATTTTGCATGAATCATGAATTGTTTTATGTGACTATTTGATTGTCTTTCAATTAATACCaacaatatttataaaaaaatggtTATAATAGGATTTGTTAATTATATTTGTTACCATAAgggttaatatttaatttttgacTCAACATTAACTTTTACAAAtaggataatttttttttatgagtaTCCAATTTATTCCCTATTCATTCCTTTTTTGAAGGGCTATATAAtttctgaaaaataaaataaataaattagtctCTAAATTTAGATGTCATTAGGCAACGTGATATTTCTATAAAATTCAATGTTGAAACAAAATAGAGCTTATTTATGTGTCATGTTAGAGTGATAATATAACAGTTAAGTATCGTATTAAAGATGAATTAGTGTAAACCTACCTTTGGATCCTTGGATTTAAACATAAAATTTACTGCCACTAATGGAAATTTGCTCGAGAATGCAGAATAATATAGGAGGTTGATTGGCAGGTTATTTTACTTCACTATTTCAAGACTCGATATTTGCTTTGCTGTGAATAAACTAAGCCAATACATGTCTTCTTCTCGCACTAACCATTTGGATGCTATCATGTTTTGAGATAATTGAAGTATGCACCTGGACAGGACTTGCTTTTTTCAGTTTCTTCCTCTTTATCGGTCAAAGCATATGGGGATGCTGATTGGGAGAGCTGTGCCGAAACCAGACGATTCACTACTGACTATTGTGTCTTCTTTGAcaattctctaatctcatggaagtCGAAGAAACAAGACACCGTTTTGAGGTCCACGGCTGAAGCAGAGTATCGATCACTCGCCAATGTCACTGCTGAAGTTGTGTGGATTATGAGACTGCTTTGGATTTTGAGATACAAGTTGATCCGCTTTTCATCTTCTATGATAGTAAAACTACAATATATATTGCTGAGAATTTCACCTACCATGAGAGTACCAAGCATATTGAAATGGATTGCCACTTTACTTAAGAACGTGTACAAGACAGTACCGTGAAGTTGGTGTCTGAAGTCAGGACATCAGCTTGCTAACATTTTAACAAAAGTTGTGCAGCCTACCTTATTTAAGAACTTGATCAGTAAATTGAAAATCattcacattttttttttctaacttgAGAGAAAATATTAACTGATATCTTACTTTATTTGTTATAATTGTTATTTATTTACTATAGTTAGTTGGTTAACTTTATTTAAAAAAGAATCTcttttgttagattttattaatgaTTTGTTGAGATAAATCGATATGTGTatgtatatgtgtatatatattttacatctaagctaataaaataataacaaaaaattatttttttcagtACCAATTCTAGTTCTAACATTAAAAACTTATTTATCCTTAATATCCCAATGCATAATGATGTTGTTGAATCTTTCTATTGCGAATTTGAGTATTATTGATGAAAAATATTAAGGATTTCGATCGgtttccaaaatatttttcttttaattcccGTTGAACCCCGAAGCCAATTCAAGGAAACAGAAGGTAACAATCATGTGACAATATGGCTAAAAATGATGACAATCTTACGTAGAGTTCTATAAATttctggattttttttaaataaataaataatttaaaaataatttaagtttttaagttttattacttattttgttTATTGTATAAATAAAATGATTATGCACGTATcttatttacactgtaaacgagatatattctATTACACATGTGTGCACCCACGACACATTTATCAATATACGTGTCTTATCTTATTTCTAATGTACCTGAGATACGTGCataattaatttgtttatacTTTAAACAAAATAAGTAATAAGACCTAAAAACGTAAATAACCTATAAATTACCTATTtcagtaaataaaagaaataaatttttattttaaaaaacacaaaTTCTTATATTGAATAATGAATAGTTTTATTTTACATGAGAATTCACTTTTACTCATATATGTAGTTATGTACTATTTTGTCATTTAACAAGGATGAaacatttaaaattttgtaaacACTCATATTACCATGAATCAGTTAAGTTGGATTACTTTGAAATCTAAATTACCAATAATGTGACTTagctaaaacaaaataaagctatGGGTTGTTTTATCTGATCCAACACTACGAATAATCTAAATATACCTTTTTCATCATTTCCCTACGTTGAATTTGTCATGAATGCTAGCTAGTATGCTACAGATcaggatatgagattcatgagaCCATGATAAGCAAATTAGAATTTCTTATTGAATAAAGAATTAAAAAGTTTAGTATGAATTTAGTATCGATTACTAAAATTTACTTCaaagttagaattaaaattttaagaCAATAACAAAATTGACGCAAATTAAATGTcaatacttttaaattttataCATAATATAGGAGAATTATTTCGAGGCGGATGGACTAATTTCAGGGGCTCCAAAAGACAGAATACCAAAAAATTTAAGTTCTTTTAACTCGAAGCTAATCGATAAAATCAAACACTAGACCTGCATGGTCCCAAAACGACAAACCAAACCACCCCCGAAATGATAAAGCTTATATTTGGGAAAAGCTAAAGGATGTCCCTTCACCCTTGAGCCGTTTCTAAGTTCTAACTATTCaactttttcttctctctctctctcatggaCTGAGTTCATAAAACATCCCCATTTACGAACTATCAACATAGTTTCTACACACAACAGCACCCTTCAAAGTTCTCTCTACACAAAGCTCCAAACATCTTCAGTTTCCTGTATTGAATGAGAAGAATAAATCCCATCAATATACCTCACAAACTCCTAATATATTTACTAATGTATTATCCACACTATGCCATCCCTCTTCACAATCAAACACAACCTGAAAAAATTTGTAACAGGTGATAATAAGAAAGAGGGAAAAAAAGAAAAGGCACTATAAACTGAAAAGATCTATCCTGCAGAAAAAGCAAAAGCCCATGTTGGGAAAACTTACTGTCAAGTAAATAGTTAACACTGCTCAGAAAATTATATCCCTTTTTATTCCATATTTCCCAATGCACTGGAATCATGAAGTAAAATATCTTCTTGTATAGTTTTGGAATTTGATTGATCAATTATTTCGTCATGATTAAATTGATCTGCTCTGGGATTCTGCAAATTATCCCCAGGCTCCTCATTAGGGTTGATCAGAACATCGACTTTCTCAGAAGCCACTTGTGACACATGAATGACCTTATCTACCATTACCACACGAGTTTCTTCAGTGGTCCCTTGGGTTTGATTTGATGATGTACCCACAGACTGGGTCGAGACACTGAAAGCGAAAACAATAAACACACTTCATGTAACTATATGAACCTAACTTCGACAGAAGATTATCAAGTAAACATGtatatagaaaataaataaataaatataaatgattCAAGGTAATGATTTTGTACCAGTCAGAAGGACTTTTGATTGTCGTCTCTTCTGCTCTTGGTCTCTTATTCTGTCCCAGACCTACAAACGAATCACCAGCTTTATTGTTCATGTTGGAACTTCCCCTTTTCCGACGTGCAACAAGACGCTCATCTGAAAATAAAGCAGCTTTTCCATTCACATCTTTAGTTTCAGATTCAATGGCACTTGCTCTGCTGGCATCTTCAACCCGAGAAGGAACTTCGACTATTACTTTTGGTTCTCCAAAAGAAAATCCTGTTTGTTGGCTACGGCTAGATTTACGAGGTGGGTTGTCATTTTCAACATGCCGCTGTCCGCTGCTAACATTACCATTACTGGTACCAGATATGAGGTGCGTACCCTCATTTGCCATAATGGACTTGTCTGAAGTTCTGGAAAACCTTTGTGTGCAGGCTTTAATCAACGAGAGAATAGGGCCAGGAGAAGCAGGTGATTTCTTCACAAGTGAAGTAACTAATTCATTTCTGGTCTTATCAACATTCTGCTGAAGAATCATCTGCTTCAAGTTTTTCCTTGCAGATATTTTCTGCCGGTTAGATTCCATGTCGGAATTAAGCAATTTAACAACAGCAATGTCTTCGGAGACAACTTTCAAATCCTCTAGCTTCTTCAATTCTTCCATATGAGCACTGATTTCAATCCTATCAGCATGCAACAATTCTCTCTGCTTCTGGAGCTTATCCCTTTGAGCCTCTAGTTCCTTAATGCAGTTAGTTAACTCAGCCCATTCCTTGTTTCTCTGGTCTCGATCCAGATTTATCTCTGCACGCTCATTCTGAAGCCTTTCCATCTCAAAGGAAACCTGTTCCAACTCTTTTACAGCTTTTTCCTTAAGAACATTAATATATTGGAGTTCCCTATTCTTTTCTTCCTCAAAAGCCATTTCTCTTTCTTTCAAATAACTTTCCACTTCTTCGCGCCTCTTCTCAATTAGGTTATTCAGCTCCCTCTTTTGCATCTCAATGTCCCGCAAAAAATCTGCTCGCTCCTGCTGCATCTTGGTAAACCACTCAGAATGTTCAAGTGCCATCTTGTTCAAGAATCTTTCCCGCTCACTTGCAAGTGATGCCAAGTCCTGGGAGTACTGATTCcgcatattttctttttcttctcttagcTTGTCACGCTCATTCTTAATGAAAGTGGAAACAGCCTTCCTCTCCTCTGCAACAAATTCGGCTTCCTTCTGCAACTCGTCTTTCTTTTCATCAAGAAGCTCCCACTCAGCTTCAAACTTTGCCTTCTCAGCTTTAAGCTTATCTGCTTCGGCCAAAAGCTCCAATTTCTGGGATCTTACAAGGTCAATCTCTTCCTTCAGTTTCATTTCAAAAATTGACAGGTCACCTGTTTCACTTTTCATGGCCTCAAATAACTCCTTTGCATTATCAACTTGTCTTCCTTTATCCTCCAAAGATGCCAAAGACTTCTGCAGATCTTGTTTTGTTTGTTCAATTTCATGTTTCTCCTTTTGCAAAAGGGttttatttgattcaaattcCTTCTCAGCAGCTCTCAAGCTTTTATCTTTTTCTTCAAGAGTACTTGACAGATCTTCCAGTTCCTTCTCCTTATCACTCAGTGACCTTGACCGAACATCCAAATCATGCTCCCTTTCCAAGATTTGGTCCTCCCTTTGTTTAAGATCAACCTCCTTCAATTCCCAAGCTCTTCTCTTCCTCTCGATTTCATTTTGAACCAATTTCCGGTGCATTTGTAGCTCAGTTTCCAACtcatgttttcttgttttcaatgcAGCTTCCTGACCAGCTATAGCTTTCTGAATTTCATCCTACATTTTCAATCAAGCTAAATTAATGTACAGAAAAAACTTAGAATTTTAAAGTAAATAAATGTGAGAGAACATACACATTCTCTACTATCAAGTTTTCCTTGAAATTCAACCAACTCTTGCTCTTTCTTGTTCAGCTCGGTTTCCCGTTTAGCAAGTACCTATATTTACAGAATGCAAATCCAAACATGAATAACAGAAAGATAGTATATAGTTCATATTAATTTCATCTAGACCAAGAATTTCAGAGACAAACCTCTTCTCTTTGTCTTAGAGTGGCATCCATCAGTTTTAGATTGGTTTTCTCATCATGAAGGGCTTCAAGTTCCTTCTCAAACTCCTTTTTTGTATCCTCTAATTCTCTTTGAAGACGATCTAGTTCCTGAGACCTACTAAAAAGGTGATCCTCTCTCTCATTGAGCAACGTTTGTGATTGAAGTAGCCTTTCCTGTTCTTGCTGTAAAACCTTCTGCCTTTCAGAAAGGGATTGCCTCTCAAGTATGATCTCCTTGTCCTTTTCATCACAACTGAAACACACacgcgcacacacacacacacacacacacacacacacagatcaTCATACTTTTTAAACAATCAAATTTTAACAACATATGAAATTTAACATTGACTGTGAGTTGCACCATTCATGATCTGATTATTGTCAGCATTCCAATCCAAAAATTGAGTAAATCTTTTATGTAAAAGAAGATTTCAACCCAAAGGAATAACAAATTTCATTAATCAATCTTGCTTCTAGGATTTTCACAGTCTCCTGTATACAGGATTTGTGTATTAAAAAAGAAAGGTTAGGTATCCTCCTAAACAAGCCTTTCTAGACAACACAGGTAGGTATGTTGCATAATCTATTCATACAAGCTTCCAATAACAAGGGAATTAGCAAATCAATATACCATAATTAAAATGACTCTGGGATAAAAGGAAAAATGCAAATTATATAGAAAATAACATACTCTGACTTGAAAGTAATGATTTGCCGCCTTAGGTTATCTTCCCGTGCTTCAACATCACGAAGCTTCCTTTCTGCAACACCAGTAAATCGGTTAGCCTCTGCTTGCAAAGACTCAGCCGAACGCATCATCGCCTCAGCCTCCGTAAATTTTTTCTGAGCTTCATCTATCAACTGGTGTGCTTCCGCAATTTTACTCTCAGCTGCAACCTTGGTTTCAGCACATTCAGTACGCATCTCATGTAACGCCTTCTCAAGCTACCAAAATCAATAAAACATAACCCTCTAGACGTTAGAATAACATTTGGGCAGAACAAACTTTTTCTTATGTTGGGAGAGAGAAAGTATTGAACAAGCTTACACTTGCTATGCATGCTTCTTTGACAcctactgtcttcttcaaacTTTCTTCGCGTTGTCTTGCTTCAGTTAAAGCAGATTTAGTCATGGCTGAATCATGTTTATGCATTAACTCAGAAGACTCAGCCAAGGTCTTAACTTGCTCATACTTGGAAGCCAATTCCCTTCTCTCCATTATGAGAAGGCCCATGTGATGCTGGTGATCATATATCTACATCAAAGTTGCAGGTTAgataaaaagtaaaagtaagaaaTGAATAATGAGTTTTCTAGGCAATTATATAAGGCCTCAAACCATACATTTCTCACTGAAACGAAATACATCAAACATCATTCAGAGTTTTCACTTGAAAATGCAATTCAATAGATAATTAAGTGAGGGGCAGAAGTTGATTTGGTGTAAGCAGTAACAAAACTATTCAACTCAGAGCTCTGTGATCTAACTTCCTAGAACTCTTAGGCTGAGAAGctaaaaattcaaatttgaacCGCTTTAGTTACATGGTCCCTATATCAAAATCCAAACTTTAGAATGTGCAATCCAAACTTCAAAGCATTCTATAAAAAGACATATGGCCATTAATCCTCAGGTTCCAAAATCCCACTAATAATCCAAAAAActacattttttttaaacaacCATAACATCAACATTTCAAGTTATTTAGCTATTTACCAATATAGAACATGGCAAAGCATCAACCCATTAAGGTTATAGTTGACAAGCAACACCGGCAACATGAAAAGAATTGACAAGATGCCATATCAAGTGGCATTTATCTTCTGGAATCAAAGTACGTCTTAAAGGAAAACACAGTGATCTAAGCCCTCTCAAAATATCATTAATGAACATACACCCAAATATAAAAACCATGAAAACAAGGCCGTTTTCATCCCTATTATCTTAAACCGGAAACAATTTAACCCAATATATTCATACAATTATGACTCTGCTCAATGTAACCAAGAAATGCAAACTCGGTTGTCCAAAATCCCTAAGAAACCCACGATTTCTTACTACCTAAAATCAAACTAATGGAAAAAAAGAAATTGTAATGAAGAATTTTAAGAACCTCAGCTTCGAGCTTGGCGATGTAAGCAACAAGGGCAGCTTTGTCTTTCTGCTTAATCGATTCCTCATCAAATCCAGATTCCTTGAGACGTTTCCAAATCTCTTCATCACTGAGAGGGCTTCTCAAAACCCTAGAACCCGGCGTTATGGATAAGTGCTTGGTAGAATTAGTGGGAGTAGCCATTGACAGAGGCGTCGAAACCTCCATCTCCTACACTCAGTATTCGAATCTCTTATCTGCTTCTTTGAAACGCTAGTCTGTGTTTTTAATCTGCTTTTGGGCTTTGGTGGGTGGGACAGTGTTGAGGAATTGAAAGTTAGAAGAAACGCACTTTACTTCCTGACTCGTTACTCGGTACACTCTGTATTTGGGCTGGTCTCTATTCTTTTCCACTCTGGAAGTGTTGGCGACGCCTTgtcaaacgacgtcgttttacttGACCTTCATTCAAGTGTTGTAGGCGCGTTTTTTACTGTACGAAGCTTGGATAGGATAGATAGGATTGTAGAGAGATACTCGGTTAGACGTTGGAATCttggaattaaattaaattttgtaaaaaaaaggCAAAAACAAAATCAATTCCTTGTGATTTTCCTTTCTCTTGCTTCAGGGGATAAACATAAACGTCTCTCCATTTATTGTTTGGGAGCCATAtttgtaaatttatttatttctcaattatatttaatttgaaacagatataaaaaatttatatttaaatcacTCTTTCTCTCACATAATTTTAATAGCTAaaaaaattttactttttataattttatatttaacattttaaattatctttagttttattattcttttaaaatttttaatttttgttttcattattcttttttcttatcATTATCTATCTACATATTTATCGTTGGCTCACCGCCACTCTTATATTAGCTtgttctctcttcttctccttctacctTCTTTTCAATCGCAATTAGTTATGACCATATATTAATTCGTAATTATTACACTCAAAAGTGAATACTactttaaaaataaagtaaaaaaaaagtcTTATAACACTTGTGTGAATCATTTACACTCCTATAAATATAACGAAGGAGTAAACTTAATTTTTagggataagtacgattttggtcccttaagtttagtgccagaatcgaattcgtccctcttgttattttgccattaaagtcgtccttaatgtttttttcgtattaaaatcgtcctttttattttttttggacaaaaatgccCTTCCCCGTCTTCCCTTCCCAGCACCCCTACTTATTAAAATAGgaataggggtagtttaggaataaaacaaaaaaatttattaaaaaggacgattttaatacgaaaaaaaacattaaggacgACTTTAATGGCAAAATAACAAGAGGGACGAATTCAATTCTGGCACTAAGcttaagggaccaaaatcgtacttacccctAATTTTTACTTTtatgagtattttttttattatttaatgcaCACAAAGTCATATATTTTCATTTATGATAAaggttaaaaattaaagttaaatgatattagtattttttttatttaataaaattaaaataaagtacaaaaataaagataaaaattaaaaaaataaatagttcTAAAAAAGGATAATATCAAATTTTTTGTCATTATATATGAGAAcgatgatttattttattatatttatttttataccaaataattaaaaaattaaattttatgttcatttttgttacttattttacttatctataattgttttaattagattttatatTTATTGAGTCATCTTTTTTCCTAACAAAAAAATAGTTATgaagtcatttttatgtttttataggAGGACATTCATTATatcataattttaataattaatgtaaattttaaaaattgaataaattaatatttattttggttACACTCAAGAGTGAATGATATGTATTCTTATAGTCAAGAAATACATATGGGCTTttttgggtgagcttctaagaaaagatcttttttcgagttatctttttttaaaagatcttatggaaaagtaaaagtaattttatgtttggtatctcatgcaaaaagatcatTTTATCTATCAAGTATGTTTGGGTATAATAatgtaaaagtatttttttatttatttattacatgaaaaacatctttttttaagggaaaaagatcttttaaaaaaagatgtaaattatagcttctcaaaaaagatgtttttttatttttctagtgcttttaattttactactagaaatttgccaaacacgctaaaaaataaaaaaatattttttattgaaaaaagatctttttttattaaaataatggcACCCAAACAAACACATAGACTTAACTTCTTCTATAATAAGTAAGTTTttcaataatttaatttataaaaaaagtctcatctttttatttatcctacaaattaaaaattaaaattaatattcatAGTTTTGATTaacagaattaaaataaaatataaaaataaaccttaaataaaaataaaaatacaaaattttaaatcctaaaatataaaatagttgaaagataaaaaattacttaaatataattttttaagccACTCCGTGAACTTAGATGAATAAATATTACATGCAAAATGAATCATAATATATTGACACAAAAATTATTgtgtataaatttttaaaaaaataataaacctcTCTCATTAATAACAATATTGGAACTTAAATTTGAACGCTAATCAATATTATATATTGTGTAGATACGTAAAGTATATTAAAAGGGTACGCTAataatttgaagagaaaaattattTTGTGTAAATTTATTTTCAAGAAAGATTatgtaataataatttatatctaATAGGAATATCTTAACAAGGTTACTGTAAAAAAATGgggagaaatttttttatttaacgtaATTGACgaaagaatttttttaataataaatctcTCTTTTAAGAGTAATATTGGATCTTAAATTTAGACACCAATTATCATTATATATTGTATAAGTATCAAAAATATATTAAACCAAAATAGTatgataataattttaaaaaaaagtattcGTTCtacatttaattaaaaaattaccctGTTTAAACTATTGTGCAATTGGAGCCATTTTATAATCTTACTATTGAGGGTGAACAATTTGAAAGTAAAGCAGTTACATAATTTAGAGAACGTGAGTACATGATTGAGTCTAtagttttaaattataaaaacgagggtagaatagaaaaaaaaaagaattggataCTAAACCTTCCGTAttcccattatatatatatatatatatatatatatatattagggcAATTTACACAAATAAAATGAATGAGCAAAACCTTTACGCAAATACAACATTGGCAATTTCCAGACGCAAATGCAATAAACGCAACTATATATAATCAGCTACACCTTGTAGCGGAACTCAATTGCACGTAATCCCGCTACAGGGTACCGCGGATTACGTTGAGGGCTGCGTtactcataaaccgctacactCTGTAGCGGTTTATGCTCATATGGTGCTACActcataatccgctacaccctctAGCGGATTATGAACAATGTGGATTGATGAGAAGATGCCTATATATACCAGTCTTAGTAACAACTCGTGATACAAAATGTATGAAGTTATACAAATACATTGTCCATAAATAATAAGCCATAGAAATATAATAGGCACGAGGCATTAACAGTAACACGGATTAAATTTCTACATTAGGCATAAGCCATAGCTTTCGGAGTTTTGAATCTTAACGAAAGGTTTGCAAGTATGAATTTAATGAAATAGTCATTATTTAATTAGTACAAACACTAAATTATCttcaacaaataaattttactaattcatgtacgtgttaatttttttttttaattattatcgaTAAATTTACCGTCCGAAAACAGAATCTAACGATAACTTTTTAGCAGTCACCTGATTTTTATCTT is from Arachis ipaensis cultivar K30076 chromosome B01, Araip1.1, whole genome shotgun sequence and encodes:
- the LOC107628024 gene encoding protein CROWDED NUCLEI 4, which codes for MEVSTPLSMATPTNSTKHLSITPGSRVLRSPLSDEEIWKRLKESGFDEESIKQKDKAALVAYIAKLEAEIYDHQHHMGLLIMERRELASKYEQVKTLAESSELMHKHDSAMTKSALTEARQREESLKKTVGVKEACIASLEKALHEMRTECAETKVAAESKIAEAHQLIDEAQKKFTEAEAMMRSAESLQAEANRFTGVAERKLRDVEAREDNLRRQIITFKSDCDEKDKEIILERQSLSERQKVLQQEQERLLQSQTLLNEREDHLFSRSQELDRLQRELEDTKKEFEKELEALHDEKTNLKLMDATLRQREEVLAKRETELNKKEQELVEFQGKLDSRECDEIQKAIAGQEAALKTRKHELETELQMHRKLVQNEIERKRRAWELKEVDLKQREDQILEREHDLDVRSRSLSDKEKELEDLSSTLEEKDKSLRAAEKEFESNKTLLQKEKHEIEQTKQDLQKSLASLEDKGRQVDNAKELFEAMKSETGDLSIFEMKLKEEIDLVRSQKLELLAEADKLKAEKAKFEAEWELLDEKKDELQKEAEFVAEERKAVSTFIKNERDKLREEKENMRNQYSQDLASLASERERFLNKMALEHSEWFTKMQQERADFLRDIEMQKRELNNLIEKRREEVESYLKEREMAFEEEKNRELQYINVLKEKAVKELEQVSFEMERLQNERAEINLDRDQRNKEWAELTNCIKELEAQRDKLQKQRELLHADRIEISAHMEELKKLEDLKVVSEDIAVVKLLNSDMESNRQKISARKNLKQMILQQNVDKTRNELVTSLVKKSPASPGPILSLIKACTQRFSRTSDKSIMANEGTHLISGTSNGNVSSGQRHVENDNPPRKSSRSQQTGFSFGEPKVIVEVPSRVEDASRASAIESETKDVNGKAALFSDERLVARRKRGSSNMNNKAGDSFVGLGQNKRPRAEETTIKSPSDCVSTQSVGTSSNQTQGTTEETRVVMVDKVIHVSQVASEKVDVLINPNEEPGDNLQNPRADQFNHDEIIDQSNSKTIQEDILLHDSSALGNME